The nucleotide sequence CGCTGCCCGCGATTGTGGAGGCGGACGACGACGGGATGTACGTGCTGAAGTTCCGGGGCGCCGGCCAGGGACCGCGGGCGCTCATCGCCGAACTGGTGTCAGGCGAAATCGCGCGGATGCTGGAGCTGCCGGTGCCCGAGATCGTCCTCGCGGAGCTGGATCCCGAGCTGTCGCGCACCGAGCCCGACCCGGAGATCCACGCCCTCATCCACGACAGCGCGGGGCTGAACCTGGCCCTGGACTACCTGCCCGGCGCGGTGGCCTTCGATCCGCTCGTCCACCCGCTGGACGGCGAGCTCATGGCGCGGATCGTCTGGCTCGACGCGTTCGTCTCGAACGTGGACCGCACGGCCCGGAACACCAACATGCTGATGTGGCACCGCCAGCCGTGGCTCATCGATCACGGGGCCTCGCTGATCTTCCACCATACGCCGGGCTGGGAGTCGCAGCCGGCCCGTGCCCGCGACCCCTTCACGCATATCGCCAAGCACGTGCTGCGCCATCGGACCCGCGCGGTCGCCGCGGTGGACGAGGCCTGCGCGGCGGCGCTCGGCCCTGGCGCGATCGAGGACCTCCTGATGCGGATTCCCGACGCCTGGCTCGCCGACGGCGATCCCGACGAGACGCGGGCCGCCTACGCCCGCTACTTCCGCGAGCGGCTGACCCCGCCGCGTCCGTTCCTCGAGGAGGCGGCGCGTGTCGGCTGACTGCACCTACGACTACGCCATCGTCCGCGTCGTGCCGCGCGTGGAGCGGGGCGAGCAGATGAACGTGGGTGTGATCGTCTCGGCCGTGGACGCCGACTACCTCGACGCGCGCATCGATCCGGACCTGGATCGCCTGCTGGCCCTCGACCCGACGCTGGACCTGGACGCCGTCCGCGCGGGCCTCGCCATCATTCCCGTGGTGTGCGCGGGCGGTCCCGCGGCCGGCCCGATTGGCGAACTGCCCGCGCGCGGACGCTTCCGGTGGCTCGTGTCACCGCGCAGCACGATCATCCAGATGTCGCCCGTGCACACCGGCCGGGCCCATGCGCCGGCGGACGCCTTGGACCGTCTCTATGCGTCCATGGTGGCGCGGCCGGCCGCCGGCGCCTGATCGGCGGCCGTCAGGCGGCCGCGCGCAGCCCGAGCAGCCGTTCGCCGCCCTCGGCCCGGAACACCGCGAAGGCCTCGCGACGCCGGGCCTGCGCCTTCTGCAGAACCTCGCCGAAGCGCGGGTCGGCGCGGAGCGGATCGAGCCACGGGTCGTTGGCCAGCGTGTCCGGAGCGTAGAAGCCGCCGTCCTGGGCCAGCCCGAGCAGCAGCAGCGCCATGTCGTGGCTGCCGAGCCGGCTGAGGATGATGGCCTGCGCGATGTAGCCCTCCGGATCCCCCCAGCTGCCATAGCCGGCCAGCCGCTCGGTCAGGTCGCGGGCGTCGGGGGCTTCGGTGAGGCAGGCCACGATCGTCTCGTCCCAGAGCTTCATCATCGGCGTGGCATCCTCGGGCACGCCTCGCCACGAAGCGAGCGCTTCGGCCTTCCGGTCCGTCCGATAGAGCGCCATCGCGAGGATGTCGTGGTCGATCTCGGGCGCCTCGCGGACGATCCGGTCCCAGTCCAACTGCAGGCTGTAGGTGTTCAGGACGCTGGTCTGGATGGTCGGATCCAGCCGTCGCGCTTCTTCGTGCGCGGCCACCGAGGCGTCGAGCAGGCCGGCGTAGCGGCAGGCGTTGACCAGGCCGGCGAAGAGCTCCGGATCGGCCGCGGCCGTCGCCCGGCGCAGCAGCCGGCGCATCGCGTCCACGGCGCGACCGCGATCGCACTCGAGCTGCGCGTAGTACTTGTGCAGGAGCGGCAGCTCGGGGTTGAGCGCCTGCGCCCGCTGGAACGACCGCTCGGCCTCGGCCGCGGCGACGGCATCGCCGTGGTACTTGCCGAGGACGCGCTGGCAGCGGCCCAGCGCCGCCCACGCCGGAGCAAAGCCGGAATCACGCGACACGCACTGCTGGTAGAGGCCGAGGGCTTCCGGGATCCGGTCGAAGTCGCGGGCCAGCTCGTTGGCGCGCAGGTAGTGCTCGTACGCATCGGGACTGCGCGGGACGTCGCGGTGCGCGATCCGGCTGCCGGCGTCGCCGCCCAGCGACTGCGCCAGCGACTGCACGATGCCCGCCACGAGCTCGTCCTGCAGCGCGAAGACGTCCTGCAGGCCGTGTTGCGACGAGTGCGACCAGACGACGGTCCCGGCCGGCGCTTCCACCAGTTGCGCGGTGGCGCGCAACTGGCCTCCGGCGCGAAGGATCGTCCCCATCAGGGCGACGTCCACGTCGGCGTCGGCGGCGAGCTTGCGCAGATCGGGCGCCTGCGGATCGAAGCGCGCGGCGGCGGCACTGGAACGGACCAGCAGGTTCCGCGCGCCGCTCAGCGTGGCGCCGATGGCGTCCGGCAGGCTGAAGGCCAGGAAGTCCGTCTCGGCATCCGGGCGCAGCACGCGGAAGGGCAGCGCGATGAGCCGGGTCATGGGCCGCGCGGCCGGGGTCGCCAGCTCCGTCGACTCCGGAGAGGCGCCCACGGCGCGAATCGCCTCGGCCATGTCGGAAGAGGACGGGTAGCGCTCGTCGGGCCGCTTGTGGAGGGCGCGATGAATCACCCGATCGAGACCCACGACGGCGCTGCCGCCTGACAGTGCCGGCGGCTGCTCGTGCAGGACGGCGTGCAGCACGTCCACCATCGTGGCGCCGCTGAAGGCCTCCTGTCCCGACAGCATCTCGAACAGGATGGCCCCGAGCGCGAAGAGGTCGCTCCTGGCGTCCAGCGCCTCCCCGCGGATCTGCTCGGGCGCCATGTAGCCGGGCGTGCCGGCGATGGCGCCCACTTCGGTGAGCTGCGTCGCCGTGTCCCCCGCGCGCCAGCCGCCCATGGGCCGCGCCAGGCCGAAGTCCAGCAGCTTGACGCCGTGGGGCGTGAGGAACAGGTTCGACGGCTTCAGATCCCGGTGCACGAGGCCGCCGGCGTGCAAGGCGCCGAGCGCCTCAAGCGTCTGGAGGGCAATCGCCGCGGTGTCCGCCGTGGGCACGGGACCTCGGGCCAGGCGGGCCGACAGCGGCTCCCCCGCGAGCAGTTCCATCGACAGGACCAGCCCGTCGACGGTCTCGTCGATTTCGTAGAGCTGGCAGATGTTCGGATGCGAGATGGCGGCCGCGGCCCTGGCCTCGCGCCACAGCCGCTTGCGCGACGTCTCGTCGCCCTCGCCGCGGATGGTCTTCAGGGCGACCGTGCGGTCGAGCCGCTCGTCACGCGCGGCGTAGACCACGCCCATGCCGCCCTCGCCGATCTTCCGTTCGATCCGGTAGCGCCCGATGCGCTCGGGAATCAGCGGCGGCGGAAGCATGACAGGCGATTGTAGTCCGGCCCATTCCCAGGAGCGTGAGCCCGCCGGAACACGCTACACTCGCTCCGCCATGGACATGCGCACATTCGCTCCTGCCCGACGAGCGGTCTGTCTGGCCCTGTCGTTCGTGCTGCTCGCCAGCGCGGGGTGGGCACGGCCGCTCCCGCCGGGCGCCGACGGTGCCGCGCGCCGCCGATGGTCGCCCAGCGTGGTCATCTCGTGGAACGACGCCCTGCTGGAAGCGGTCCGGCGCACCAACTTCCGGCCGATGTGGGTGTCGCGGGCGCTGATGATCGTGCACACGGCGATGTTCGACGCCTGGGCCGCGTACGACGATCGCGCCGATGGCGTCTACTGGGCGGCGCCGGTGCGGCAGCCGCGCCGGCTGCGCACGACGTCGAATGCCGAGACGGCCGCGAGCATGGCCGCCTACCGGACCCTCGTGGATCTCTTCCCGTCGCAGCAGGGGGCGCTCTTCGATCCGCTCGCCCAGGCACTCGGCCTCGATCCCGGCGACACGTCCTACGACCTGGCGACGCCGACAGGCGTCGGCAACCAGGTGGCGGCGTGGGTCGTCTCGGCCTGCCACGACGACGGGGCGAACCAGCTCGGGCTGCTCTCGGGCGGGACGCCCTATGGGGACTACACCGGCTATCGGCCCGTCAACACGCCGGACGTGCTGTCGGATCCCAATCGCTGGCAGCCGCTGCGGAGCGCCGCCGGCGTCGTGCAGGTCTTCCTCGCCCCGCACTGGTCGCTCGTCACGCCCTTCGCCCTCACGAGCGCCAGCCAGTTCCGGCCGGCGCCCCCACCGCAGTATCCCTCGCGCGGCTACCTCGACGAGACCGCGGAGATCGTCGCCCTGAGCGCACGCCTGACGGATCGCCAGAAGGTGATTGCGGAGTACTGGGCCGACGGCCCGGCCACCGAGACGCCGCCCGGACACTGGAGCCTGCTCGCGCAGTGGGTGTCTGCCCGCGATCGCCACACCTTCGACCAGGACATCGTGCTCTTCTTCGCGCTCGGCAGCGCACTCCACGACGCAGCCATTGCGGTGTGGGACGCGAAGGTCGCCTACGATTTCGTCCGGCCGCTAAGCGCCGTGCGTTTCGTGTACGGCAGCCAGATCATCGAGGCCTGGGGCGGCCCCGGTCGGGGCACGCGCGCGATACCCGGCACGCAGTTCCAGCCGTACATCGCCACCCCGCCCTTCGCCGAATACACCTCCGGCCACAGCGCGTTCAGCGCGGCCGCCGCCGACGTCCTCACCCGCTTCACGGGCAGCCGCCGGTTCGGCGCGACGTATACCAAGGCCGCCGGCACGTCGACGATCGAACCGGGCCTGGTCCCGGCCGAATCGCTGACGCTGGCGTGGCGTACCTTCCAGGACGCCTCCGATGAAGCCGCATTCTCCCGTCGGCTCGGCGGCATCCACTTCATGAGCGGCGATCTCGAGTCGCGGACGATCGGACGCAAGGTCGGGCGCCAGGCGTTTCACACGGCGATGAAGTATCTGGCCGGCCGGAGCGGACGGCGCGCCGATCATCCCGGGCGTTGATCTCCGCGCCCGGCGCCGATCGACAGCCGCTATGATGCGGCGATGCGCATCCCGCCCCTGGCGCTCGCCTTCGCGCTGGCCACGTTCGTTTGCCCGGCCGGTCACCTCACCGCCCAGACATCAAGCCAACCGGAGCTGCCATCGGGCTGGACGCCCAAGACCACGCAGTTCGCCACTCGCGACATGGTGGCCGCGGCCAACCCGCTGGCCGTGGAGGCGGGCGTGACCATCCTGGGCAAGGGCGGGTCGGCCCTAGATGCCGCCATCGCCGTGCAGATGATGCTCACGCTGGTGGAACCGCAGTCGTCGGGCATCGGCGGCGGCGCCTTCCTGCTGCACTACGACGGCACGGCGAAGACGCTCCTGGGCTACGACGGCCGCGAGACGGCGCCGGCCGCAGCCACGCCGGATCAGTTCATGACACTGGGCAAGCCGCTGCCCTTCCTGGATGCCGTGACCGGCGGCCTCTCGGTGGGCACGCCCGGTGCCGTGAGCATGATGGCCATGGCGCACGCGAAGCATGGCAAGCTGCCGTGGGCGGCGCTGTTCCAGCCCGCCATCGACCTGGCCGAGAAGGGCTTCCCCATCTCGCCCCGCCTCTACACGGCGCTGGCCGGCACGGCCGAGCGGCTGTGCCGCGAGAAGGCGGTGGCCGCCCACTACCTCAAATCCGATTGCACGCCGAAGGACGAGGGCTCGCTGCTGAAGAACCCGGAGCTGGCAGCCACGCTGCGGGCGATCGCGAAGGACGGCCCGAAGGCGTTCTACAGCGGCCCCATCGCCGAGGCCATCGTGAATGCCGTGCGATCGCACCCCACCAATCCCGGCCGCCTGACGCTGCAGGATCTCGCCGGCTACACCCCGAAGGTGCGCGAGCCGATCTGCGGCCCGTATCGCGGCCTGCGCATCTGCGGCATGCCGCCGGAAAGCTCGGGCACCGTCGCCGTGCTGCAGACGCTGGGCATCCTCGAGCATTTCGACGTGGCGACGCTCGCGCCCAACTCGCTCGACGCCGTGCACCTCATCAGCGAGGCGTACCGGCTGGCCTACGCCGATCGGCAGAAGTACGTGGGCGATCCGGACTACGTGTCCGTGCCCGTCGCGGGGATGCTCGACCCGGGCTACCTGAAGCGGCGGTCCACGTTGATCCGCATGGACCGGACGATGGGCGTGCCCACGGCGGGCACCCCCGCCGGCGCCGAGCCGCGCGGCCTCGACGACGCGCTGGCGCTGCCCTCCACCAGCCACGTCTCGATCGTGGACAAGGACGGCAACATGGTGGCCATGACCACCACCATCGAGAACGGCTTCGGCAGCCTGCAGATGGTGAAAGGCTTCATGCTGAACAACCAGCTCACCGACTTCTCGCTCTCACCCACCGACGCGGAGGGCCGGCCGGTGGCCAACCGCGTGGAGCCCGGCAAGCGCCCGCGCAGCTCGATGGCGCCGTCGTTCGTGTTCAACGCCAACGGCGACGTGGAGGCGATCGTGGGCTCGCCCGGCGGCAGCAACATCATCCAATACGTGGTGAAGACGCTCGTGGGACTCATCGACTGGAAGCTCGACATCCAGGCCGCCATCGACCTGCCCAACTTCGGCGCGCAGACGAGCACCACGACCGAACTGGAAAAGGGCACCGTGTTGAGCGCGCTGCAACCGGGCCTCGCCGCGCGCGGGCACACCGTCGCGGTCGTGGACATCAACAGCGGCCTGCAGGGCATCGTGTTCAACGGGCTGCGTGGCAAGGCGGCGGCGCCGTTCGCGAAGGCTCCCGGGAAGGGCCGTTGGGCGGGCGGCGCGGATCCGCGCCGGGAGGGCACGGCGAAGGGACATCGATGAACGCCACGAATCGCGCTCGAGTCCACGGCTGCCTGGTAGTCATCGCCTTGGTGGCGGTGGCCATCGCGCACGGTCGTGCCGCGATCCGACCGGCCAGCCAGCCCGCCTCCGCAACGGCCAAGGCCCAGTACCTGGCCAATGCCGGCGTGCTCGTGACCCACGGCGACACCACGATCGTGTTCGACCCGCTGTTCCGGAACGACTTCGGACAGTACGCACTCGTCCCGGCCGCGACCGAGCGGGCGCTCTTCGCCGGCGCCGCGCCATTCGACGGCCTGGACGCGGTGTTCGTGAGCCACTATCACGAGGACCACTTCTCGGCCGCGGACGTGCTGCGGCTGCTCGAGGCGCGTCCAGAGCTTCGGCTCTACGCTCCGGCCCAGGCCGTGGCTGGCATGCGCGAGGTCTCAGCCGCACGGCTGGCGGCCGTGGCCTCGCGGGTGCGCGCGATCGCCCTCGCCTACCAGGACCCGCCGGTGACGCTCGAGCAGGGCTCGCTCCTCATCGAAGCCGTGCGCATCCCCCACTCCGGCTGGCCCGAGCGGCAGCAGCAGGTGGAGAACATCGCGTTCCGCGTCACGCTCGATGCCGCGACCACGGTCGTGCACCTGGGCGACGCCGACCCGAGCGACGCCCACTTCGCCCGCGACGACGCCTACTGGCACCGCCGCCGCACGAACGTGGCGTTCCCGCCCTACTGGTTCTTCACGAGCGACGCGGGACGCCAGGTGCTCAGCCGGCGAATCGGCGCGGCGCGCTCGATCGGCGTCCACGTGCCGGCCAGCGTGCCGAGCCAGCCCGATCAACGCGCCCCTGAACTGCGGGGGCACGAGCTGTTCACCAGGCCTGGGGAGACGCGAGGCATCCGCTGAGCCCCGAGCATCCGACGCTGGCGCCGGTCGACCGTTTCGACACGCACGCCGGGCCGCATGCTACGGTGGCACCGTAGAGGCGGGCCAGCTGGCCCCGTCACGGATGCCGCCGTCAACACCTCGCCCGCGTGGTCGTGCCGTTGTCGTGCTGGCGGCACTGGTCGCGCTGGTGCTGGCGGCCGTCGGCGTGTCTGTCCCCCTGGGAGACGACTATCCGCCGGCGGCGACGGTCGACACGAGCCGGCACGCCGTGGTGGCCGTGTTCGGCGCGACCGGCCTGGTCGGCGAGGGCGTCTTCGAAGCCCTGGTGCGCGATCCCGACGTCCGCATGGTGCACGTGGTGACGCGCCGGCGAACGCCCGCCATCGACGCCGCCGCAGCCGACGGGCGGGCAACCGTGTGGGTCCACACGGACTATCTCGACTACGCGCCGCTGGCATCCATGCTGGCCGACGTGGACGCCGTGTACTGGGCGCTGGGGACCAGCGCCTTCAACGTGTCCGACGAGGAGTACTCGCAGATCCACGTGGACTTCCCCGTGCGGTTCGTGGCGGCGTGGCTCGCGGCGCGGGGCCGCGAGGCGCCGCGCTCCTTCCATCTCGTGAGCGGTAGCGGCGCCTCGGACGGCAGCTGGTTTCACTGGGCACGCGAGAAGGCCCGCGCGGAACGTACGCTCGTTCACGAGGCGGCTGGCACCGGCCTGCGGATCGTGTCCTACCGTCCGGCCGGCGTCCTGCGCGAAGGCGGGCGGGCGCGATGGTACACGGCGCCGTTCTGGCTGCTCCGTCCGCTCAAGCGCGCCGTCGAGCCCACGGCCATCGGCCAGGCCATGCTCGAAGTGACCGCGCGGGGATCCGACGTGCCGGGCGGCATCCTCGAGACTCGCGACCTGCTGCGGTTCGCCAACGGCTACCGCGTGCGTCGGGGCCGATGACCGCCAGGGCGAGAAGACGACGTCGACGTCCGCAGGATGCACTGCGGTGAGACGCCGCCCACGTCCGCCGGTCCCGCGCCAGGGTCTCTCGACACGCGCTACCATTCGACATGGCTGAAGAGCGTCCACCGAAGGCGCACATGCGCATCGGCGGTGCCGTGTTCATCCTGATCGGCGTGCTGATGATGGCCGAGGGCATTCAGCACACCGTCTCTGGAGCAACGATTCCGGCGACGACGGTGGACCGAGGAGTCGAGCGGGCCGGAACAGACCGTCTTCGGCGGAATCGCGGTGGCGCTCGGCGTGTTCACGTTCCGGCTGGCGAATCGCGACGAGCCGACCGAGTAGCTGTCCCCCGAGATTGGTCGCGGTCACACGGCGCGGCGTGCCGCCGGATCACCGTCGGCGCTTGATGCGCGGCGCCAGATTCTCGTGACGCAGGCCAGTGACGCGGGCGATGGCGTCGTAGTCGCGATCGCAGTGCACGACCGTGAGATCGCGAGCCAGCGCCGAGGCGGCCACCAGGCAGTCGACCGACGACCGCACCGTGAGGCCCAGTCGCCGCGCCTGGCGGTAGATCTGCGTGGCGCGGTCGATGACGTCCAGTCCGAGTGGATCGTCCACCCTCGGCCACGCCAGCATCGACTCGCGGATGTCGGCGAAGGCGCGGTCGTCGGGAATACCCTGCAGGACCTCCTGAATCACCGGCAGGCACGTGACGATCTCGCCCGCGCCGCGCAGGTCGTCGAGGGTCAGGCGTTGAGGACGCCGAAGGAGCTCAATCCAGGCGGACGTGTCAACGAGCCGCACGGCGCTTCCTGGGACGGTACACGCCCGGCGTCTCCCGGACCGAGGGCGACTGGTCGCGGCGCATCTCGGCGAGATCCCCCTGCCACACGCCCGATCCGGCGTACCGGTCGATGCGCTGCGCCTTGGCCCGCTGCACCAGTTCCGTCAACGCTCGCTCGATGGTGCGCGCGTAGGTCTTCTCGCCGCTCACGCGGACTGCGTCCTCGAGCAGCTGCTCATCAAGCACAACATTCGTGCGTTTCATACACACACGTTAGCACGGTGCCGCCGGACGCGCCTGATGCCGGCGCGCACGGCGTTCGGTCGATCAGAATGGGACGCGCAGGATCGCCGGCCGCCGTGGGATGGATGGTCGCGCGTCTCGGGGTGCCAAGACGCTCGCCGACGCGGCAGCCGTCGAGCTGGCGTGCCCGGATCTTGTCGCCGAACGACGGACACGGACAATAAGATTGCCGGGTCGCCGGCACGCGCGCCCGCGGCGTTCCGTTCTCCGAGGTGAGCCATGGCCATCACACGGCGCGACGCGATCGTTCTCTCCGGTTCGACTCTCGCGGGTCTCTCGCTCGGCTCGGTCCGGACGGCGGAGGCGCAAGCCGCCCAGGCGCCGTGGCCCGACAGCCTCGTCGAGCGCCCGCTGCGCGCGGGATTCCCCGCCGCGCTGCCGCTGAACCCTGACGGCTCGGCGCCCGAGCACGCAGCCAGCGAGGCCGGCCCGATTACCGACCCGCTGATGTGGCGGACGCCGAACCGGCAGGCGCCGGAGATCGAGTACGACTACCGCAAGCTGAAGGTGAAGGTGGACACCCGCGGCCTGGGCACACTGGCCGGCACGCTGCAGTTCCAGGACCTGGAGAAGCTGCCGCGCGTGTCGCACACGTTCCTGCTGCAGTGCGGGGCCGCCAATCCGCGCGGCGTGGTGACGTGGACGGGTGTCCGCTTCGCCGACTTCGCCGACACGCTGGGCCTGGTGCCGGGCGTGCACTACTGCCGCTTCGTGGCCTCCGACCGCGCGTACGTGGACGAGCCACTGAGCGTCGTCCGCCATCCGCAAGTGATGCTGGCGTGGCTCATGAACGACGAGCCGATTCCGCCGCGGCACGGCGCGCCGCTGCGGCTGGTCGTGCCGTTCCGGTACGGGCAGCGCAGCATCAAGGCGATCACTGAGATGGTCTTCGGCACGCCGGGTTTGCCGATGCCGCCCCTGCCGGGCTGATCGCGGGCGCCGTCCGCGACCGGCCGCCCCAGCCAGAGCCCCTGCGAGGGTCGGGCCATGGTCGGGGCGGCCCACCCGTAGACCCGCGCGATGTCCACGTTCGTCCGGACACCCTGTGACACCGGCGCCGTGCAAGGTAGGCCCTGCGCGCGGACGATCCCGTCCGGGCCCTGGACGCTCGCCGTCGCCATCCTCGGCTCGAGCATGGCGTTCGTGGACGGCACGGTGACGACCGTCGCGCTCCCGGCGATGGCCGACGAGTTGTCGGCCACCGCGGCCCAGTTGCAGTGGGTGGTGGAGGCGTACTCGCTGGTCCTGTCGTCGCTCGTGCTGGTCGGTGGCTCACTCGGCGATCAGATGGGACGGGCACGCACGTTCGCGGCCGGCGTCGCGATCGTCACCATGGCCTCGGCGGGCTGCGGCCTGGCGCCGACGATGGGCGTCCTGATCGGGCTGCGCGCGATCCAGGGCCTGGGCGCCGCCCTGCTGGTCCCGGGCAGCCTGGCGCTCATCAGCGACGCGTACGCCGAGGACGAGCGCGGCCGCGCGATCGGCACGTGGTCGGCCTTCAGCGGCATCGCGGCTGCCATCGGTCCGGTCGTCGGCGGCTGGTTCGTGGAGCACCAGTCGTGGCGCTGGGCCTTCTACATCAACGTCCCGGTGGGCGTGCTCGTGCTGTCGATGGTCGCCCGCCTGCCCCGGCCGGCGGGCCGGCGTCCGCTCGCCGTCGATTGGACGGGGGCCGCCCTCACCAGTCTGGGACTCGCGGCCATCGTGTACGCGCTGGTGGATGGGTCGGAGCGCGGCTGGACGCACGCGAGCACGTGGAGCCTGCTGGCGGCTGGAGTGCTCTGCCTGGCGCTGTTCGTCCGCGTCGAGCGGCGGGCCGCAGCGCCCATGCTGCCGCTCGAACTCTTCCGGTCGCCCACGTTCGCGGGCGCCAACCTCCTGACCTTCCTGCTCTATGCCGCGCTGGGCGGCGCGCTCTTCTTCCTGCCCCTGTACCTGATCCAGGTTCGCGGCTACGCCGCGACGGAAGCGGGCGCGGCGCTCCTGCCGTTCATCGCCCTCATGTTCGCGCTGTCGCGATGGATGGGCGGGCTGGTGGCGCGCACTGGCGCGAGGCTGCCGCTGACGGTCGGGCCCCTCATCGCGGCCGCGGGATTCGCCGCGCTCGCGGTGCCTGGGCTGAGCGGGTCGTACTGGACCGCGATCCTGCCGGGCGTCGCCGTGCTCGGTCTGGGCATGGCGGTGACGGTCGCGCCGCTCACGACCGCCGTGATGTCGTCGGTGCCTGAGGCGCGGTCGGGTGTGGCGGCCGGTGTGAACAACGCCGTGGCCAGAACCGCGGGCGCCCTCGCCATCGCGGCCTTCGGCGCCGTGGTGGGCGGGGTGTTCGGCCGTGAGCTACAGTCCCGAGTGGATGCCCGGCCGGTGCCCGCCGCGGCGCGTCAGGTGCTGCTGGACCAGACCACGAAGTGGGCGGCCGCCGAAGTGCCCGCCCTGGGGGACCCGGAGCTGGAAGCGGCGCTCAGGAGAGACGTAGATGAGGCGTTTTTGGCGGGCTACCGGACCGTGATGGGCCTTGCCGCCGTCCTCGCGCTTGCCAGCGCCGGCAGTGCAGCGGCGTTCGTCCGCCCGCCGCGGTCACCTGAGGCGTGAGCGGTGGCGCACAAGCGATGCCTGTCTAATGGCGCGCTCTCGCCCTACCGCGCAAAGGCGATGGCCAAGCTGCGAGCTGTCTCGTTAGTAGACCAACGTCTGTCTGGCGGTGCTACGTCTCGACGCTGCTCCAATGTCGCACCGTGCTCAAGCCGAACCGACTAAAATGGCCCAAGGCCGAGCGCTGCGGTGACTCTCGGGCTCGCGAGAATTCTGGCTGCATCAACGCGCACGCCCACATCCAGTCCAAATAGCCTGTTCTTCCACGGCACACGAAACCGGTAGCCGCCTTCTAGAGCCGGCAGCAAAAGCGCGTCGGCCAGCCCTCCCACCGGTGCCCTGTCATACCGCCAGTAGCGAACGTTCCTCGGATCGTCGGCCAGCTCTTGCGTAACGCGAATCTTGTCAACCCACTCGAGGCCGAGGGCTGCGTACCACGACGCCCATCGAGAAAGACTCGGCGTGTACGAGACGTCAATCGACACCGAAGTCGTCTCCAGTCGGCTGCTGTGGCCGACGGACATGCTTAGTCCGGCCCATCCGCCGACTCGCGGCACTTCTAGCCTCGGCCCACTGAGACGCGGTCCCCAAAACTCACCATTGACACGCGCCGCCACGCCAAGGTCTCTAATGA is from Vicinamibacterales bacterium and encodes:
- a CDS encoding MBL fold metallo-hydrolase encodes the protein MNATNRARVHGCLVVIALVAVAIAHGRAAIRPASQPASATAKAQYLANAGVLVTHGDTTIVFDPLFRNDFGQYALVPAATERALFAGAAPFDGLDAVFVSHYHEDHFSAADVLRLLEARPELRLYAPAQAVAGMREVSAARLAAVASRVRAIALAYQDPPVTLEQGSLLIEAVRIPHSGWPERQQQVENIAFRVTLDAATTVVHLGDADPSDAHFARDDAYWHRRRTNVAFPPYWFFTSDAGRQVLSRRIGAARSIGVHVPASVPSQPDQRAPELRGHELFTRPGETRGIR
- a CDS encoding vanadium-dependent haloperoxidase, coding for MRTFAPARRAVCLALSFVLLASAGWARPLPPGADGAARRRWSPSVVISWNDALLEAVRRTNFRPMWVSRALMIVHTAMFDAWAAYDDRADGVYWAAPVRQPRRLRTTSNAETAASMAAYRTLVDLFPSQQGALFDPLAQALGLDPGDTSYDLATPTGVGNQVAAWVVSACHDDGANQLGLLSGGTPYGDYTGYRPVNTPDVLSDPNRWQPLRSAAGVVQVFLAPHWSLVTPFALTSASQFRPAPPPQYPSRGYLDETAEIVALSARLTDRQKVIAEYWADGPATETPPGHWSLLAQWVSARDRHTFDQDIVLFFALGSALHDAAIAVWDAKVAYDFVRPLSAVRFVYGSQIIEAWGGPGRGTRAIPGTQFQPYIATPPFAEYTSGHSAFSAAAADVLTRFTGSRRFGATYTKAAGTSTIEPGLVPAESLTLAWRTFQDASDEAAFSRRLGGIHFMSGDLESRTIGRKVGRQAFHTAMKYLAGRSGRRADHPGR
- a CDS encoding DUF3037 domain-containing protein, giving the protein MSADCTYDYAIVRVVPRVERGEQMNVGVIVSAVDADYLDARIDPDLDRLLALDPTLDLDAVRAGLAIIPVVCAGGPAAGPIGELPARGRFRWLVSPRSTIIQMSPVHTGRAHAPADALDRLYASMVARPAAGA
- a CDS encoding HipA family kinase, whose translation is MPRPRTIRVTRYVTPLREGGSLPAIVEADDDGMYVLKFRGAGQGPRALIAELVSGEIARMLELPVPEIVLAELDPELSRTEPDPEIHALIHDSAGLNLALDYLPGAVAFDPLVHPLDGELMARIVWLDAFVSNVDRTARNTNMLMWHRQPWLIDHGASLIFHHTPGWESQPARARDPFTHIAKHVLRHRTRAVAAVDEACAAALGPGAIEDLLMRIPDAWLADGDPDETRAAYARYFRERLTPPRPFLEEAARVG
- a CDS encoding serine/threonine-protein kinase translates to MLPPPLIPERIGRYRIERKIGEGGMGVVYAARDERLDRTVALKTIRGEGDETSRKRLWREARAAAAISHPNICQLYEIDETVDGLVLSMELLAGEPLSARLARGPVPTADTAAIALQTLEALGALHAGGLVHRDLKPSNLFLTPHGVKLLDFGLARPMGGWRAGDTATQLTEVGAIAGTPGYMAPEQIRGEALDARSDLFALGAILFEMLSGQEAFSGATMVDVLHAVLHEQPPALSGGSAVVGLDRVIHRALHKRPDERYPSSSDMAEAIRAVGASPESTELATPAARPMTRLIALPFRVLRPDAETDFLAFSLPDAIGATLSGARNLLVRSSAAAARFDPQAPDLRKLAADADVDVALMGTILRAGGQLRATAQLVEAPAGTVVWSHSSQHGLQDVFALQDELVAGIVQSLAQSLGGDAGSRIAHRDVPRSPDAYEHYLRANELARDFDRIPEALGLYQQCVSRDSGFAPAWAALGRCQRVLGKYHGDAVAAAEAERSFQRAQALNPELPLLHKYYAQLECDRGRAVDAMRRLLRRATAAADPELFAGLVNACRYAGLLDASVAAHEEARRLDPTIQTSVLNTYSLQLDWDRIVREAPEIDHDILAMALYRTDRKAEALASWRGVPEDATPMMKLWDETIVACLTEAPDARDLTERLAGYGSWGDPEGYIAQAIILSRLGSHDMALLLLGLAQDGGFYAPDTLANDPWLDPLRADPRFGEVLQKAQARRREAFAVFRAEGGERLLGLRAAA
- a CDS encoding NAD(P)H-binding protein, with the translated sequence MLAALVALVLAAVGVSVPLGDDYPPAATVDTSRHAVVAVFGATGLVGEGVFEALVRDPDVRMVHVVTRRRTPAIDAAAADGRATVWVHTDYLDYAPLASMLADVDAVYWALGTSAFNVSDEEYSQIHVDFPVRFVAAWLAARGREAPRSFHLVSGSGASDGSWFHWAREKARAERTLVHEAAGTGLRIVSYRPAGVLREGGRARWYTAPFWLLRPLKRAVEPTAIGQAMLEVTARGSDVPGGILETRDLLRFANGYRVRRGR
- the ggt gene encoding gamma-glutamyltransferase — protein: MRIPPLALAFALATFVCPAGHLTAQTSSQPELPSGWTPKTTQFATRDMVAAANPLAVEAGVTILGKGGSALDAAIAVQMMLTLVEPQSSGIGGGAFLLHYDGTAKTLLGYDGRETAPAAATPDQFMTLGKPLPFLDAVTGGLSVGTPGAVSMMAMAHAKHGKLPWAALFQPAIDLAEKGFPISPRLYTALAGTAERLCREKAVAAHYLKSDCTPKDEGSLLKNPELAATLRAIAKDGPKAFYSGPIAEAIVNAVRSHPTNPGRLTLQDLAGYTPKVREPICGPYRGLRICGMPPESSGTVAVLQTLGILEHFDVATLAPNSLDAVHLISEAYRLAYADRQKYVGDPDYVSVPVAGMLDPGYLKRRSTLIRMDRTMGVPTAGTPAGAEPRGLDDALALPSTSHVSIVDKDGNMVAMTTTIENGFGSLQMVKGFMLNNQLTDFSLSPTDAEGRPVANRVEPGKRPRSSMAPSFVFNANGDVEAIVGSPGGSNIIQYVVKTLVGLIDWKLDIQAAIDLPNFGAQTSTTTELEKGTVLSALQPGLAARGHTVAVVDINSGLQGIVFNGLRGKAAAPFAKAPGKGRWAGGADPRREGTAKGHR